Proteins encoded in a region of the Oncorhynchus gorbuscha isolate QuinsamMale2020 ecotype Even-year linkage group LG16, OgorEven_v1.0, whole genome shotgun sequence genome:
- the LOC124000664 gene encoding melanoma antigen recognized by T-cells 1-like, translating into MPRGDFNVYFASRGGPHVRTEEAAGIALLVFILAALLILGCWYFRRRCGYKMIRSPRSGSLPRFSGGQFNEGGATAENKMGLSDLRPLVPNAPPAYETISSGPLPPPYSP; encoded by the exons ATGCCTCGCGGTGACTTCAATGTTTATTTTGCAAGCAGAGGAGGACCCCATGTCAGGACCGAAGA GGCAGCAGGCATAGCTCTGTTGGTCTTCATACTTGCAGCCCTTCTCATCCTCGGATGCTGGTATTTTAGGAGGAGATGTGGGTACAAAATGATTCGG AGCCCAAGATCAGGGTCCCTGCCAAGATTCAGTGGAGGACAGTTCAATGAGGGAGGAGCCACAGCAGAAAACAAGATGGGCCTCAGTGACCTCCGACCTTTG GTTCCCAATGCCCCTCCTGCATATGAGACGATATCATCAGGACCCCTACCTCCTCCCTACTCCCCCTAA